A stretch of the Capsicum annuum cultivar UCD-10X-F1 unplaced genomic scaffold, UCD10Xv1.1 ctg5038, whole genome shotgun sequence genome encodes the following:
- the LOC107876760 gene encoding uncharacterized protein LOC107876760 isoform X3 — protein sequence MTKVIDSHLHVWASPQEAAERYPYFPGQEPSLPGHVDFLMECMEEAGVDGAFIVQPINHKFDHSYVTSALKKFPSKFVGCCLANPAKDGSGIKQLEDLVLKDGYRAVRFNPYLWPSGEKMTNEIGKTLFSKAGELGVPVGFMCMKGLLLHLQEIEKLCTEFPSTIVLLDHLAFCKPPKNDEERRGFSELLKLSRFPQIYVKFSALFRVSRNPYPYEDLSQVLAELVSSYGAHRVMWGSDFPFIVAECGYKESREAVSYLAKQGHLPSSAMEWIMGKTIMQLFDGKWSDIAN from the exons ATGACCAAAGTCATTGACTCACATTTACATGTCTGGGCATCCCCACAAGAG GCTGCTGAAAGGTACCCTTATTTTCCTGGTCAAGAACCTAGTTTGCCTGGCCATGTCGATTTCCTGATGGAG TGTATGGAAGAAGCAGGCGTGGATGGAGCATTTATTGTCCAGCCCATTAATCATAAGTTTGATCATTCTTATGTTACGAG TGCGCTAAAGAAGTTTCCTTCCAAATTCGTCGGCTGTTGCCTCGCGAATCCAGCAAAAGATGGGAGTGGTATAAAGCAGCTTGAAGATCTGGTCTTAAAG GATGGTTATCGCGCTGTTCGCTTTAATCCGTATCTTTGGCCTTCTGGTGAAAAG ATGACAAATGAAATTGGGAAGACACTATTCTCAAAGGCTGGAGAGCTTGGAGTACCAGTCGGTTTCATGTGTATGAAG GGTCTGCTTCTGCATTTGCAAGAAATTGAGAAGCTGTGCACAGAATTTCCCTCAACTATAGTTTTGCTTGATCATCTGGCTTTCTGTAAgcctccaaa AAATGATGAGGAAAGACGAGGTTTCTCAGAACTGTTAAAGCTTTCAAGATTCCCACAG ATATATGTAAAATTTAGTGCTTTGTTCAGAGTGTCAAGAAATCCATATCCATATGAGGACTTATCTCAAGTTCTTGCTGAGCTAGTCTCCAGTTATGGTGCACACCGTGTCATGTGGGGAAG TGACTTCCCCTTCATTGTAGCCGAATGTGGGTATAAGGAATCAAGAGAAGCAGTCTCTTATCTGGCTAAGCAAGGACATTTACCTTCTTCTGCCATGGAGTGGATCATGGGTAAGACAATTATGCAGCTCTTTGACGGAAAATGGAGTGATATTGCAAATTGA
- the LOC107876760 gene encoding uncharacterized protein LOC107876760 isoform X1, with translation MVAVTVNSLKPLAWTPFLSSLNSFNWPWSFVSIPRKTSRLRPLSCQMAASEGDTQIMTKVIDSHLHVWASPQEAAERYPYFPGQEPSLPGHVDFLMECMEEAGVDGAFIVQPINHKFDHSYVTSALKKFPSKFVGCCLANPAKDGSGIKQLEDLVLKDGYRAVRFNPYLWPSGEKMTNEIGKTLFSKAGELGVPVGFMCMKGLLLHLQEIEKLCTEFPSTIVLLDHLAFCKPPKNDEERRGFSELLKLSRFPQIYVKFSALFRVSRNPYPYEDLSQVLAELVSSYGAHRVMWGSDFPFIVAECGYKESREAVSYLAKQGHLPSSAMEWIMGKTIMQLFDGKWSDIAN, from the exons ATGGTAGCAGTGACGGTAAACTCACTAAAGCCATTGGCATGGACTCCATTTCTTTCTTCTCTAAATAGCTTCAACTGGCCTTGGTCTTTTGTATCTATTCCAAGAAAAACTTCAAGATTAAGACCCTTATCGTGTCAAATGGCAGCTAGTGAGGGAGACACACAAATAATGACCAAAGTCATTGACTCACATTTACATGTCTGGGCATCCCCACAAGAG GCTGCTGAAAGGTACCCTTATTTTCCTGGTCAAGAACCTAGTTTGCCTGGCCATGTCGATTTCCTGATGGAG TGTATGGAAGAAGCAGGCGTGGATGGAGCATTTATTGTCCAGCCCATTAATCATAAGTTTGATCATTCTTATGTTACGAG TGCGCTAAAGAAGTTTCCTTCCAAATTCGTCGGCTGTTGCCTCGCGAATCCAGCAAAAGATGGGAGTGGTATAAAGCAGCTTGAAGATCTGGTCTTAAAG GATGGTTATCGCGCTGTTCGCTTTAATCCGTATCTTTGGCCTTCTGGTGAAAAG ATGACAAATGAAATTGGGAAGACACTATTCTCAAAGGCTGGAGAGCTTGGAGTACCAGTCGGTTTCATGTGTATGAAG GGTCTGCTTCTGCATTTGCAAGAAATTGAGAAGCTGTGCACAGAATTTCCCTCAACTATAGTTTTGCTTGATCATCTGGCTTTCTGTAAgcctccaaa AAATGATGAGGAAAGACGAGGTTTCTCAGAACTGTTAAAGCTTTCAAGATTCCCACAG ATATATGTAAAATTTAGTGCTTTGTTCAGAGTGTCAAGAAATCCATATCCATATGAGGACTTATCTCAAGTTCTTGCTGAGCTAGTCTCCAGTTATGGTGCACACCGTGTCATGTGGGGAAG TGACTTCCCCTTCATTGTAGCCGAATGTGGGTATAAGGAATCAAGAGAAGCAGTCTCTTATCTGGCTAAGCAAGGACATTTACCTTCTTCTGCCATGGAGTGGATCATGGGTAAGACAATTATGCAGCTCTTTGACGGAAAATGGAGTGATATTGCAAATTGA
- the LOC107876760 gene encoding uncharacterized protein LOC107876760 isoform X2, which produces MVAVTVNSLKPLAWTPFLSSLNSFNWPWSFVSIPRKTSRLRPLSCQMAASEGDTQIMTKVIDSHLHVWASPQEAAERYPYFPGQEPSLPGHVDFLMECMEEAGVDGAFIVQPINHKFDHSYVTSALKKFPSKFVGCCLANPAKDGSGIKQLEDLVLKMTNEIGKTLFSKAGELGVPVGFMCMKGLLLHLQEIEKLCTEFPSTIVLLDHLAFCKPPKNDEERRGFSELLKLSRFPQIYVKFSALFRVSRNPYPYEDLSQVLAELVSSYGAHRVMWGSDFPFIVAECGYKESREAVSYLAKQGHLPSSAMEWIMGKTIMQLFDGKWSDIAN; this is translated from the exons ATGGTAGCAGTGACGGTAAACTCACTAAAGCCATTGGCATGGACTCCATTTCTTTCTTCTCTAAATAGCTTCAACTGGCCTTGGTCTTTTGTATCTATTCCAAGAAAAACTTCAAGATTAAGACCCTTATCGTGTCAAATGGCAGCTAGTGAGGGAGACACACAAATAATGACCAAAGTCATTGACTCACATTTACATGTCTGGGCATCCCCACAAGAG GCTGCTGAAAGGTACCCTTATTTTCCTGGTCAAGAACCTAGTTTGCCTGGCCATGTCGATTTCCTGATGGAG TGTATGGAAGAAGCAGGCGTGGATGGAGCATTTATTGTCCAGCCCATTAATCATAAGTTTGATCATTCTTATGTTACGAG TGCGCTAAAGAAGTTTCCTTCCAAATTCGTCGGCTGTTGCCTCGCGAATCCAGCAAAAGATGGGAGTGGTATAAAGCAGCTTGAAGATCTGGTCTTAAAG ATGACAAATGAAATTGGGAAGACACTATTCTCAAAGGCTGGAGAGCTTGGAGTACCAGTCGGTTTCATGTGTATGAAG GGTCTGCTTCTGCATTTGCAAGAAATTGAGAAGCTGTGCACAGAATTTCCCTCAACTATAGTTTTGCTTGATCATCTGGCTTTCTGTAAgcctccaaa AAATGATGAGGAAAGACGAGGTTTCTCAGAACTGTTAAAGCTTTCAAGATTCCCACAG ATATATGTAAAATTTAGTGCTTTGTTCAGAGTGTCAAGAAATCCATATCCATATGAGGACTTATCTCAAGTTCTTGCTGAGCTAGTCTCCAGTTATGGTGCACACCGTGTCATGTGGGGAAG TGACTTCCCCTTCATTGTAGCCGAATGTGGGTATAAGGAATCAAGAGAAGCAGTCTCTTATCTGGCTAAGCAAGGACATTTACCTTCTTCTGCCATGGAGTGGATCATGGGTAAGACAATTATGCAGCTCTTTGACGGAAAATGGAGTGATATTGCAAATTGA